A stretch of the Aphis gossypii isolate Hap1 chromosome 2, ASM2018417v2, whole genome shotgun sequence genome encodes the following:
- the LOC114125879 gene encoding E3 ubiquitin-protein ligase UBR5 isoform X2 → MSSLQFIVHPAPGTDDQLNDRFKEVSERLNRSILGNTSSYPVLSNIKSPIKQIVVGPYHIGLLFEDGRVARIPFTVLAERLDLSRSTGDANKLPSKSSSGNSGGGGGGGGGNLSSATRHLTRRARIMRSGTFRGTSRSSGSGVIMSSGSSSGRPVMPAQFVPEELVAQAQVVLQGKSRNLIIRELQRTNLDVNLAVNNLLSRDDEEGDGEIEEVNGPGGDSYVPEDLMSLLDGGGFHSDHSVIIDADAIFSEDMFSYSSSRRNGARRLGERERVSNSANDSTSSDRNSGPSDRDSFTRWRDRHCYGQQQHRQRQQQWLEGALRDSAWDKDTDSKKKDSNVGPYEFSADSKKKDSNTGNPLWLSNDAEYWPEPNVKFIQIAAIHSELIALSAEGQLYQWKWEDSDPYKTLDNNVHHPKTTALGLTNEKVVLLSGTIIRVSVVTESNKVATWMDESLTHAATASKLEHPAQLYSEFVVDHIISIHTCPLYTLARLESGALYWWGVLPFNQRRKIWDKYRTKARKQKTNNLNSDIIVGSQVCMKNSPLYQPGAIGITLYGGEPKIGQLLNSAWTYADVCRFQILTPPQIFQSQNINSSSSKSCSPIEKSKETADRIDMPPPPSPASSTCSETGSTVQSSKRTKRVTMKGLEDDKNIEEDWPLKDVVFVEDQKSLPIGRVVHVDGSYAAVKFPCVSKEIISGIFPKDKEPNTSVNDDVVTNIIKMLDQNEVRLMKKDDLQVCKVAVASKVPDCFQRTPRRINIPTDNGNQILTLTIDGQGVHAIVKNGSKISYIKFNVTSGKIEQDSPFPVDASALIGLNPDNMQIICTAESKDNICILRDGNRTIYPLAKDSTDSMREPQWLDLGPVRCMGIGSYTVTSPHVKAVAAIIVLDVEQQILMSRILKPNLESVKLLIQQLSLEIDNGVLLSQILAERCDGNRNLLHACVSVCAPISNKESEEGDNVSNQPNTNVDTLNVIQKAFGVRSTLSLREMMRRASAVVRSSNTNNTSESEPMEMNDEAPPPGTVPEPSSWHEPVNATTQSNPVLPNEEETIQPTPPINPNTERRNNALAILRLLCESSVFSPHLLDLLTAKDAQGLTPFMLAVTVRAYPAAIILLDTIHRVVSKVVLPPNIFEMQGTSSTEQEHAIKNVMSAWRSSVAGTGSNPTSSCKVPPEIPPQPVPLCKKTPNYELPAYWSSSLCTLAHSPPPPPPPPPPSQQQPNDFSKGYFPLPPPPPPLSIYKTHIWYTERSLYRESDSEKIQKAKEVLASMVYPTGSNPDYSPLHVICCNDTCSFTWTGAEHINQDIFECRTCGLTGSLCCCTECARVCHRGHDCKLKRTSPTAYCDCWEKCRCKALVQGHQASRTQLLNRLVNETDLVTHYNSRGESILLFLVQTVGRQSNEQRQYNRSSRQRAASRKTPSSDIEMDMPDHDLEPPRFSRKALERLLNDWPAVKAMIMSGVKNDSESKLTTDQSCLKNQSGTTFLDKFMHCLLFKCSNEGMNAFLMIDAVVTTILKEMHNPLSNSAEVNSIARRFIRSVIRVFVVYSVELAPQNNKRRMLHSSSSPFTRAKRIFQSMIKLSVDELCETAESLIAPVRLGVARPTAPFTLSTNYTPDIQSYEEIFFVEPMAPNNMNMSDQIEGTNVHRQSQNDQPPIDIELEDEMADNNDGEGSDPEDVMGSVLESHVRLGQNSISDSNQQGPVDPESDTEDMLVETDSDSDQSNQDGGGQRSVQTGATAGSDTDDESGESTQQEDGEESEAGETDELDAEEFLVSEDQLERRATTSGQGHRTNLAPQSMQWAIRNRDTATRTATGFRVASGNSLVFIDPTSLRRSAVAAVSNSTNNSGNGSNNAAAAAAAAVASAAAGLNDSITMATTASSLARAFAIVIRQISDLLVSSMHEPPPTLSVPTRVSVAETYDLQIIIEKSLKPTWDWLMAIMDSTEAQLRFGASLTQSSDPQHPRHPLHSTTTANTTNTMPSTSSGIGATSSNNNQAVEPRREFISYCLSLMRAHSNEHGDSLPVLDVSSLKHVAYVLDALVYYMRADTYQSLSATVLLADPLDPEPWVLEQQDENDNEENDEEINTTVPSISQTSSPRFVDMDSGTRGRRHGFFQRSDSTLCLGCPPPDPFKTPMTQAMPLADQPHLLQPNARKEDMFGTPRVPAPIDGSSEGVPSRLSLSSRSDNGSEQLPKEHERKRQDTEPEDLSVRSNMSNMAKNYLEVETELYGLGDESDSSQPISESEMTKRDRDLIIVPTSTLSDTTSPMLKSVIVRAPSGGTPSTSSSSAQVKPNPGVEDNRDLLSSREIIKSLIKGSRLGESVSHDLLLGRWRLTLDLFGRVFMEDVGLEPGSVVSELGGFPVKEAKFRRDMEKLRNQQNRDLTLSKLERDRNQLILMTFKELNNQYNSYHRRTSSSHPCLAVNRVKVTFKDEPGEGSGVARSFYTALAEALLSSEKLPNLESVQVGGRYSQYTVLQRLRNRERTESPRIRHPGPLSPRITSRRSERNDREQRRTLSVDARSFVPNAGSSDANPNSHLTPHQQQLGDRLYPKIVQIRPSLASKITGMLLELSPAQLLTLLASDEALRMRANEAIALLMQTVEMSALNEAAHPLPPADSLLDVDLFLSLSEQHGSKPPPPAVEKIPEENVAEENLEDNTPLFYCPGKQGFYSPRQGKASYERLNAFRNTGRLIGLCLLQNELCPMYFNRHVLKVILGRPIRFHDLAFFDPVMYESLRQLVLDAESKDKESLFSTLDLNFSIDLSQEEGGGSVELVSCGVDIEVTPQNVYDYVRRYAEFRMFKTQQKAFFALRSGVFDVIPESALDGLTAEDLRLLLNGVGDINVPLLISYTSFNDESGLATSDRQIKFKRWLWSIVDKMTPSERQDLVYFWTGSPALPASEEGFQPMPSVTMRPADDSHLPTANTCISRLYIPLYSSRTILRHKLLIAIKTKHFGFV, encoded by the exons ATGTCGTCGTTACAATTCATCGTCCATCCAGCTCCTGGAACGGATGATCAGCTCAACGACAG ATTTAAAGAAGTTTCTGAACGTTTAAATAGAAGTATTTTGGGAAATACATCATCTTATCCTGTGCTATCAAATATCAAATCTCCAATCAAACAAATTGTAGTTGGACCCTATCATATTGGCTTATTGTTTGAAGATGGACGAGTGGCTCGAATTCCATTTACAGTACTTGCTGAAAGATTGGACTTGTCTAGATCTACTGGAGATGCAAATAAGTTGCCTTCTAAATCCAGTAGTGGAAATAGCggaggtggtggtggtggggGTGGTGGAAACTTAAGTTCTGCCACTCGTCACCTCACTCGACGAGCTCGTATAATGAGATCAGGAACATTCCGTGGAACTTCTag GTCATCTGGTAGTGGTGTGATAATGAGCAGTGGTTCATCAAGTGGACGTCCAGTTATGCCAGCTCAATTTGTACCAGAAGAGCTTGTAGCTCAAGCACAAGTTGTTTTGCAAGGTAAAAgtcgaaatttaataatacgtgAACTTCAGCGAACAAATTTGGACGTGAATTTGGCTGTCAACAACCTCTTATCGCGTGATGACGAAGAAGGAGATGGAGAAATCGAAGAAGTCAATGGACCTGGTGGAGATTCTTATGTTCCTGAAGATTTGATGTCTTTATTGGATGGTGGAGGATTTCATTCAGACCATTCTGTTATTATTGATGCTGATGCAATTTTTTCTGAAGATATGTTTTCATATTCTTCATCTAGAAG GAATGGTGCTAGAAGATTAGGTGAACGTGAACGTGTAAGCAATAGTGCAAATGACAGTACATCTAGTGATCGTAATTCAGGACCCAGTGATCGAGACAGTTTCACTAGATGGAGAGATCGTCATTGTTATGGACAACAACAACATCGTCAAAGACAACAACAGTGGCTTGAAGGAGCACTACGTGATTCTGCATGGGATAAAGATacag actCTAAAAAGAAGGACTCTAACGTTGGACCTTATGAATTTTCCGCAGACTCTAAAAAAAAGGATAGTAACACTGGCAATCCTTTGTGGTTATCGAATGATGCAGAATATTGGCCAGAAccaaatgtcaaatttatacaaattgccGCAATCCATTCAGAATTAATTGCCCTGTCTGCTGAAGGACAACTTTATCAATGGAAATGGGAAGATTCTGATCCATACAAGACTTTAGAT aacaaTGTACATCATCCAAAGACTACTGCTCTTGGTTTAACTAATGAAAAAGTTGTCCTGCTTTCTGGTACTATTATACGAGTTTCTGTAGTAACTGAATCTAATAAAGTAGCTACATGGATGGATGAAAGTCTTACTCATGCTGCTACTGCTTCTAAACTTGAACATCCAGCTCAGCTCTATTCTGAATTTGTTGTTGATCATATAATTTCTATTCACACTTGCCCACTGTATACTCTAGCACGTTTGGAAAGTGGAGCACTTTATTGGTG GGGAGTATTACCATTTAATCAAAGACGTAAAATATGGGATAAATATCGTACTAAAGctagaaaacaaaaaacaaacaatttaaattctgatATTATTGTCGGAAGTCAAGtttgtatgaaaaatagtCCACTTTATCAGCCAGGAGCTATTG gtataactttGTATGGCGGTGAACCTAAAATaggtcaattattaaattctgcCTGGACATATGCTGATGTTTGCagatttcaaattttgacaccACCTCAGATATTTCAGTCTCAAAACATTAATAGTAGTTCCTCTAAATCATGCTCACCTATTGAAAAAAGTAAAGAGACTGCTGATAGAATTGACATGCCACCACCTCCTTCTCCAGCATCAAGTACTTGCAGTGAAACAGGAAGTACTGTTCAAAGTTCAA AGAGAACTAAAAGAGTTACAATGAAAGGTCTTGaagatgataaaaatattgaagaagATTGGCCATTAAAAGATGTTGTATTTGTCGAAGATCAAAAGAGTTTACCTATTG gcCGTGTTGTTCATGTGGACGGTTCGTATGCAGCAGTTAAATTTCCTTGTGTttcaaaagaaattatatCTGGAATATTTCCTAAAGATAAAGAACCAAATACGTCTGTAAATGATGATGTAGTGACAAATATCATAAAGATGTTAGACCAAAATGAAGTTAGATTAATGAAAAAAGATGACCTACag gttTGTAAAGTGGCTGTTGCAAGTAAAGTACCAGATTGTTTTCAGAGAACTCCTAGAAGAATAAATATACCAACTGATAATGGGAATCAAATCCTGACTTTAACTATTGATGGTcaag gtgTACATGCCATTGTAAAAAATGGTTCAAAAatcagttatattaaatttaatgtcacTAGCGGAAAAATAGAGCAAGATAGTCCTTTTCCTGTTGATGCCAGTGCTTTAATAGGACTGAATCCTGATAATATGCAGATAATTTGTACTGCTGaa agcaaagataatatatgtattttacgtGATGGTAATCGAACTATATATCCGCTGGCTAAGGATAGTACTGATTCAATGAGAGAGCCACAGTGGTTAGATTTGGGACCTGTACGTTGTATGGGTATTGGTTCATATACAGTTACTTCTCCTCACGTAAAAGCAGTTGCTGCCATCATAGTATTGGATGTAGAACAACAAATACTCATGTCCCGAATATTAAAACCTAATCTTGAGTCTGTTAAATTGTTGATACAACAGTTATCACTTgaaattg ataatggTGTACTCTTATCACAGATTTTAGCAGAGCGATGTGATGGTAATCGTAATCTTTTACATGCTTGTGTTTCAGTCTGTGCTCCTATTTCAAATAAAGAATCAgaag aaggaGATAATGTATCAAATCAACCAAATACTAATGTCGATACTTTGAATGTAATTCAAAAGGCATTTGGGGTACGATCAACATTGAGTTTACGAGAAATGATGAGACGAGCTTCAGCTGTTGTAAGATCAA GCAACACCAATAATACATCTGAATCTGAACCGATGGAAATGAATGATGAAGCTCCACCACCAGGTACTGTTCCTGAACCAAGTTCATGGCATGAACCGGTTAATGCAACTACTCAGTCAAACCCTGTTTTACCAAATGAAGAAGAAACAATTCAACCTACACCACCAATCAATCCAAATACTGAAAGAAGAAACAATGCATTGGCTATTTTACGACTACTGTGTGAATCATCTGTATTTTCACCTCATCTATTGGACCTATTGACCGCTAA AGATGCTCAAGGATTAACTCCATTTATGTTGGCGGTGACTGTTAGAGCATATCCTGCtgctattattttacttgataCTATCCATCGCGTGGTTTCAAAAGTAGTACTTCCacctaatatatttgaaatgcaAGGCACTTCATCTACCGAACAAGAACATGCcatcaaaaatgtaatgagTGCTTGGAGATCTTCAGTTGCTGGAACAGGATCCAATCCTACTAGTAGTTGTAAAGTACCTCCAGAAATACCACCTCAACCAGTACCTTTGTGTAAGAAGACTCCTAACTATGAATTACCAGCCTATTGGTCATCATCGTTATGTACATTAGCACATTCACCACCACCTCCACCACCTCCACCACCACCTTCACAACAACAGCCAAATGATTTTTCTAAag gaTATTTCCCTCTTCCACCACCTCCGCCaccattatcaatttataagaCACATATTTGGTATACCGAGAGATCACTTTATCGTGAAAGTGATAGtgagaaaattcaaaaagctAAGGAAGTTTTAGCTTCTATGGTTTATCCTACTGGCTCAAATCCAGATTATAGTCCATTGCATGTTATTTGTTGCAATGATACTTGCAGTTTTACTTGGACTGGAGCTGAACATATTAAtcag GATATATTTGAATGTCGTACATGTGGTTTAACTGGATCATTATGCTGCTGTACAGAGTGTGCTCGAGTTTGTCATCGAGGCCatgattgtaaattaaaaagaacatCTCCTACTGCATATTGCGATTGTTGGGAAAAATGTCGCTGTAAAGCTTTAGTGCAAGGTCATCAAGCATCTAGAACACAACTATTAAATAGATTAGTTAATGAAACTGATTTAGTAACCCATTATAATTcaag aggagaaagtatattattatttttggtacaGACGGTTGGCCGGCAATCAAATGAACAACGTCAATATAATAGATCATCCAGACAACGAGCTGCTTCTCGCAAAACACCATCTTCTGatattg aaaTGGATATGCCTGATCATGATTTAGAACCACCCAGATTTAGCCGTAAAGCACTAGAAAGACTACTTAATGATTGGCCTGCAGTAAAAGCTATGATAATGTCAGgagttaaaaatgattctgagtcTAAATTAACAACTGATCaatcatgtttaaaaaatcagtCTGGTACAACATTCCTTGACAAATTCATGCactgtttactttttaaatgtagtAATGAGGGTATGAACGCATTTTTA ATGATTGATGCTGTGGTTACAACAATTCTTAAAGAAATGCATAATCCATTAAGTAATTCAGCTGAAGTTAACTCAATAGCACGTCGTTTTATTAGATCTGTAATACGtgtatttgttgtttataGTGTTGAATTAGCTCCTCAAAATAATAAGCGACGAAT gCTTCACAGTTCATCATCTCCATTTACTCGAGCTAAACGTATTTTCCAgtcaatgataaaattatcagTTGATGAATTATGTGAAACAGCTGAAAGCTTAATTGCACCTGTTCGTCTTGGTGTAGCAAGACCTACTGCTCCATTTACTTTGTCTACTAATTATACTCCAGATATACAA aGTTACgaggaaatattttttgtagagCCTATGGCtccaaataatatgaatatgtcCGATCAAATAGAAGGTACTAATGTTCACAGACAATCCCAAAATGATCAACCTCCAATTGACATAGAATTAGAAGACGAAATGGCagaca ataACGATGGTGAAGGTAGTGATCCTGAAGATGTTATGGGAAGTGTACTTGAAAGTCATGTTCGTTTAGGGCAAAATAGTATTTCTGATTCTAATCAACAAGGTCCAGTTGACCCAGAATCTGATACAGAAGATATGTTAGTTGAAACAGATTCAGATTCTGACCAAAGTAATCAAGATGGCGGTGGTCAAAGAAGTGTCCAGACAGGAGCTACTGCTGGATCAGATACTGACGATGAATCAGGAGAATCTACTCAACAAGAAGATGGGGAAGAATCTGAAGCTGGAGAAACTGATGAATTGGATGCTGAAGAATTTCTTGTGTCTGAAGATCAATTAGAAAGAAGAgc tacaACTTCTGGACAAGGACATAGAACAAATTTAGCACCACAATCTATGCAATGGGCAATTAGAAATCGCGATACTGCCACACGAACAGCaacag ggTTTAGAGTTGCTTCTGGAAATTCCTTAGTGTTCATAGATCCTACATCATTAAGGCGATCTGCTGTAGCTGCAGTTAGTAATAGTACAAATAATTCTGGTAATGGAAGCAATAATGCGGCAGCGGCCGCTGCAGCAGCAGTTGCCTCTGCGGCAGCTGGTCTTAATGATTCAATTACAATGGCTACTACTGCTTCAAGTTTAGCTAGAGCATTTGCAATAGTCATACGACAAATTTCTGATTTATTAGTCTCATCAATGCATGAACCTCCACCAACATTATCAGTACCAACGCGCGTATCAGTTGCAGAAACTTATGATTTAcag ataataattgaaaagtcACTTAAACCTACTTGGGATTGGTTAATGGCAATCATGGATTCAACTGAAGCTCAACTTAGGTTTGGTGCTTCACTTACTCAATCATCTGATCCACAACATCCAAGACATCCTTTACATTCAACAACTACAGCTAATACTACAAATACAATGCCTAGTACATCATCTGGAATTG gtgcaactagtagtaataataatcaggCAGTTGAACCTCGGCGTGAATTCATATCATACTGTTTATCTCTAATGCGTGCTCATAGTAATGAGCATGGAGATTCTTTACCAGTTTTGGACGTTTCTTCTTTAAAACATGTTGCTTATGTTTTGGATGCTTTAGTGTATTATATGAGGGCTGATACCTATCAATCGCTAAGTGCAACTGTTCTTTTAGCAGATCCATTAGATCCTGAACCTTGGGTTTTAGAACAGCAA gatgaaaatgataatgaaGAAAATGATGAAGAAATTAATACTACTGTACCATCAATCAGCCAAACATCTAGTCCAAGATTTGTAGACATGGATTCTGGAACTAGAGGACGACGTCATGGATTTTTCCAACGATCAGATTCTACTCTATGTTTAGGATGTCCCCCACCAGATCCTTTTAAAACACCTATGACTCAAGCTATGCCGTTAGCTGATCAACCGCATTTACTACAACCAAATGCACGTAAAGAAGATATGTTTGGCACTCCAAGAGTTCCAG CACCTATAGATGGATCATCGGAGGGTGTGCCATCAAGGCTTAGTTTATCCAGTCGTAGCGATAATGGAAGTGAACAGTTACCCAAAGAACATGAAAGAAAAA gacAAGATACTGAACCAGAAGACCTTTCTGTTCGTTCAAATATGAGTAATAtggctaaaaattatttggagGTTGAGACTGAATTGTATGGCCTTGGTGATGAATCAGACTCTTCACAACCAATTTCTGAat CTGAAATGACTAAAAGAGATCGAGACTTAATAATTGTACCAACAAGTACTTTGTCTGATACTACATCACCTATGCTTAAAAGTGTAATTGTTAGAGCTCCTTCTGGTGGAACTCCATCTACTTCt tcaaGTTCAGCACAAGTAAAACCAAATCCTGGTGTGGAAGATAATCGTGATTTATTATCATCTCGTGagattattaaatcattgattaa gggAAGTCGTTTAGGAGAGAGTGTATCCCATGACTTATTATTAGGTCGCTGGCGTTTGACATTGGACCTTTTTGGTCGTGTGTTTATGGAAGATGTAGGTTTGGAACCGGGGTCTGTTGTATCTGAACTTGGGGGTTTCCCAGTTAAAGAAGCAAAGTTCCGTAGAGATATGGAAAAGTTGAGAAATCAACAAAATCGAGATCTAACATTATCGaaa TTGGAACGTGATCGTAATCAATTGATTCTCATGACCTTTAAAGAATTAAACAATCAGTATAATTCTTATCACCGTAGAACATCTAGTAGTCATCCCTGTTTAGCAGTTAATAGAGTAAAAGTAACATTTAAGGATGAACCCGGAGAAGGATCTGGCGTTGCTAGATCATTCTATACTGCTTTAGCtgag GCTCTTCTATCAAGTGAAAAATTGCCAAACCTTGAATCAGTCCAAGTTGGTGGTAGATACTCACAATACACTGTTCTTCAACGTTTAAGAAATCGTGAACGTACTGAATCTCCCCGAATCCGTCATCCTGGTCCTTTATCACCACGAATAACATCAAGACGGTCTGAGCGTAATGATCGTGAACAACGTCGTACACTCTCTGTTGATGCACGTTCATTTGTTCCTAATGCTGGATCATCTGATGCTAATCCTAATTCTCATTTAACTCCTCACCAACAACAACTTGGTGATCGCCTGTATCCAaag attGTTCAAATTAGACCAAGTCTAGCCAGCAAAATTACAGGAATGCTTTTAGAGTTATCACCTGCTCAATTACTAACATTATTAGCATCTGATGAAGCTTTGAGAATGCGTGCTAATGAAGCTATTGCGTTGCTAATGCAAACTGTTGAAATGTCAGCACTTAATGAGGCAGCTCATCCATTACCGCCTGCCGATAGTCTTCTTG ATGTCGATTTGTTCCTAAGTCTTTCCGAACAACATGGTTCTAAACCTCCTCCACCAGCAGTAGAAAAAATTCCAGAAGAAAATGTAGCTGAAGAAAATTTGGAAGATAACacaccattattttattgcccTGGTAAACAAGGATTTTACTCACCACGTCAAGGAAAAGCTTCTTACGAACGTCTGAATGCCTTCAGAAATACTGGAAG ATTGATTGGATTATGTCTTTTACAAAATGAATTATGCCCAATGTATTTTAATCGCCACGTTCTCAAAGTGATACTTGGAAGACCTATAAGATTCCATGATTTAGCGTTTTTTGATCCAGTTATGTATGAAAGTCTCAGACAACTTGTTTTAGATGCTGAATCAAAAGATAAAGAATCATTATTCTCAACTTTGGATTTAAACttcag cattGATCTAAGCCAAGAAGAAGGTGGTGGAAGTGTAGAATTGGTTAGTTGTGGTGTTGATATTGAAGTGACGCCccaaaatgtttatgattatGTAAGAAGATATGCTGAGTTTAGAATGTTTAAAACTCAACAAAAAGCTTTCttt GCATTGAGATCTGGA